The following proteins come from a genomic window of Macadamia integrifolia cultivar HAES 741 chromosome 14, SCU_Mint_v3, whole genome shotgun sequence:
- the LOC122061916 gene encoding citrate synthase, mitochondrial, with protein MVFVRSISSLSKLRSQLVQRSNLANSVRWLQIQSSPELDLQSQLKEMIPEQQERLKKFRSEHGKVQIGNITVDMVIGGMRGMTGLLWETSLLDPDEGIRFRGLSIPECQKLLPTAVSGGEPLPEGLLWLLLTGKVPTNEQVDALSKELRSRATVPDYVYKAIDALPVTSHPMTQFTSGVMALQVNSEFQKAYEKGIPKSKYWEPTYEDSLNLIAQLPVVASYVYRRVYKDAKIIPLDDSLDYGANFSHMLGFDDPKMHELMRLYVTIHSDHEGGNVSAHTGHLVASALSDPYLSFAAALNGLAGPLHGLANQEVLLWIKSVVDECGENITTDQLKDYVWKTLNSGKVVPGYGHGVLRKTDPRYMCQREFALKHLPDDPLFQLVSKLYDVVPPILTQLGKVKNPWPNVDAHSGVLLNYFGLAEARYFTVLFGVSRSIGICSQLIWDRALGLPLERPKSVTMDWLENYCKKAA; from the exons GATCTTCAATCTCAGCTAAAGGAAATGATTCCAGAACAACAG GAGCGCCTAAAGAAGTTCAGATCAGAACATGGAAAAGTTCAAATTGGGAACATTACCGTTGATATG GTAATTGGTGGAATGAGAGGAATGACAGGATTGCTGTGGGAGACATCGCTACTTGACCCAGATGAG GGAATTCGCTTTAGAGGTCTTTCTATCCCTGAATGCCAGAAACTATTACCAACTGCAGTATCTGGTGGCGAGCCATTGCCAGAGGGCCTTCTATGGCTTCTTCTGACTGGAAAG GTACCAACTAATGAGCAAGTAGATGCATTATCTAAGGAATTGCGAAGTCGTGCGACAGTTCCAG ATTATGTGTATAAAGCCATTGATGCTCTCCCTGTAACTTCTCACCCCATGACCCAATTTACATCAGGTGTTATGGCACTTCAG GTTAACAGTGAGTTTCAAAAGGCTTATGAGAAAGGGATTCCAAAATCAAA GTACTGGGAACCGACATATGAGGATTCTCTCAATCTGATAGCTCAACTTCCAGTTGTAGCTTCATATGTTTATCGAAG GGTTTACAAGGATGCGAAAATTATACCCCTTGACGATTCTCTAGATTATGGTGCAAATTTTTCTCACATGCTTGGATTTGATGATCCTAAAATGCACGAGCTAATGAGGCTATATGTCACCATCCATAG TGATCATGAAGGTGGAAATGTCAGTGCTCACACTGGTCATCTT GTTGCTAGTGCCCTTTCAGACCCTTACCTTTCATTTGCTGCTGCATTAAATGGTTTGGCTGGACCTCTTCATGGCTTGGCTAACCAG GAAGTCTTGCTATGGATCAAATCTGTCGTAGATGAGTGTGGAGAAAACATAACCACAGACCAGTTAAAGGACTACGTTTGGAAAACATTGAACAGCGGCAAG GTTGTTCCTGGTTATGGGCATGGAGTTTTGCGCAAAACAGATCCAAGATACATGTGCCAGAGGGAGTTTGCGCTGAAGCACTTACCTGATGATCCATTGTTCCAGCTG GTTTCCAAGCTTTACGATGTTGTGCCTCCAATTCTTACTCAGCTAGGAAAG GTTAAAAACCCCTGGCCTAATGTTGATGCTCATAGTGGGGTGTTGCTGAACTATTTTGGCTTGGCTGAAGCGAG ATATTTTACGGTTCTGTTTGGTGTCTCAAGAAGCATTGGAATTTGCTCTCAG TTGATATGGGACCGTGCCCTTGGCTTGCCACTTGAAAGGCCGAAAAGTGTGACAATGGACTGGCTTGAGAACTACTGCAAGAAAGCAGCTTGA